In the Harmonia axyridis chromosome 3, icHarAxyr1.1, whole genome shotgun sequence genome, one interval contains:
- the LOC123675064 gene encoding histone H2A-like: protein MSGRGKGGKVKGKAKSRSNRAGLQFPVGRIHRLLRKGNYAERVGAGAPVYLAAVMEYLAAEVLELAGNAARDNKKTKIIPRHLQLAIRNDEELNKLLSGVTIAQGGVLPNIQAVLLPKKTEKKS from the coding sequence atgtctGGTCGCGGTAAAGGTGGAAAAGTTAAGGGTAAGGCAAAGTCTCGTTCCAACCGAGCTGGATTACAATTTCCAGTTGGTCGTATTCATCGTTTATTACGCAAAGGAAATTATGCTGAACGAGTTGGAGCTGGAGCACCCGTCTATCTAGCCGCTGTTATGGAATATCTAGCCGCCGAAGTTTTGGAATTGGCCGGTAACGCAGCACGTGACAACAAGAAAACCAAAATTATTCCCAGACATCTTCAGCTGGCAATCAGAAACGACGAAGAGTTGAACAAATTGCTATCGGGAGTAACTATCGCTCAAGGTGGTGTTTTACCGAATATCCAAGCCGTCCTCTTGCCAAAGAAGACAGAAAAGAAATCATAA